In Halobaculum limi, one DNA window encodes the following:
- a CDS encoding flavodoxin domain-containing protein, whose product MANLLVAYGTGEGQTAKVAEHIGETLRDRGHDATVVDLADGDPAVTEYDAVLVGSSIHYGKHGKRVRRFVRDNGDALAARPTAFFQLSLASATDTDDAAAETAGYIEEFIDATEWHPDRIGAFGGALRYSEYGFLKRLLMRRITRESFPDADTSGDTEFTDWDEVTAFANDVAAFVEGRLGVVPPEATDDATE is encoded by the coding sequence ATGGCCAACTTGCTCGTCGCGTACGGGACCGGTGAGGGACAGACGGCGAAGGTAGCCGAGCACATCGGCGAGACACTCCGCGATCGTGGACACGACGCGACGGTGGTCGACCTCGCGGATGGTGACCCGGCGGTCACGGAGTACGACGCAGTGCTCGTCGGGTCGTCTATCCACTACGGCAAACACGGGAAGCGAGTGCGGCGGTTCGTCCGTGACAACGGCGATGCACTCGCCGCGCGTCCGACGGCGTTTTTCCAACTCTCGCTGGCGTCTGCAACTGATACCGATGACGCGGCCGCAGAGACCGCTGGCTACATCGAGGAGTTTATCGACGCGACCGAGTGGCACCCTGACCGCATTGGTGCGTTCGGTGGCGCGCTTCGCTACTCGGAGTACGGCTTCCTGAAGCGACTGCTGATGCGCCGGATCACTCGCGAGTCGTTCCCCGATGCCGACACTTCGGGCGATACGGAGTTCACCGACTGGGATGAGGTGACGGCGTTCGCGAACGACGTCGCCGCCTTCGTCGAGGGTCGACTCGGCGTCGTGCCGCCCGAGGCGACGGACGATGCCACCGAGTGA
- a CDS encoding ABC transporter permease subunit, producing MFEVARYEAERRLLGAVVVTLGFVAFAAMMLVIAPGLLNQVDLTAYADQLPPALVESFGLETIGTLAGFIAAELYVFGWVFGLGAYLAYLAAGSIAGRIEDDTLSLVVTGPISRTRVLWETYLALLVPIVLANVVVAAVVYGGSVLIGDPLPPRDVLAVHALSVPYLLCCTALGLACSVLAPSRRVAEGAAAGFVAATYVLGIATTGSDISWLGALGPAHYYDPVAVLALSEYDFGGAALLLLATAALLLVAAARFREVDLR from the coding sequence ATGTTTGAGGTTGCTCGCTACGAGGCCGAGCGTCGCCTGTTGGGAGCGGTCGTCGTCACGCTGGGATTCGTCGCATTCGCGGCGATGATGCTCGTCATCGCACCGGGTCTCCTCAACCAGGTCGACTTGACAGCGTACGCCGACCAGTTGCCACCCGCGCTCGTGGAGTCGTTCGGCTTGGAGACCATCGGCACGCTCGCAGGCTTCATCGCGGCGGAGTTGTACGTGTTCGGGTGGGTGTTCGGCCTCGGGGCCTACCTCGCGTACCTCGCAGCGGGGAGCATCGCCGGCCGCATCGAAGACGATACGCTGTCGCTGGTAGTGACGGGGCCGATATCCCGGACACGCGTGCTGTGGGAGACGTACCTCGCGTTACTCGTGCCGATTGTGCTTGCGAACGTCGTCGTCGCAGCCGTCGTGTACGGCGGGTCGGTGCTGATCGGTGACCCGTTGCCGCCGAGAGACGTTCTCGCGGTCCACGCGCTGTCGGTGCCGTACCTGCTGTGTTGTACCGCACTCGGACTGGCGTGCTCGGTGCTCGCGCCGTCGCGTCGAGTCGCCGAAGGTGCGGCCGCGGGGTTCGTCGCTGCGACGTACGTCCTCGGCATCGCGACCACCGGCAGCGACATATCGTGGCTCGGGGCGCTCGGGCCCGCCCACTACTACGACCCCGTCGCCGTGTTGGCCCTCAGCGAGTACGACTTCGGCGGCGCGGCGTTGCTCCTCCTCGCCACCGCCGCGTTGTTGCTCGTCGCCGCCGCCCGATTCCGCGAGGTGGACCTGCGATGA
- a CDS encoding COG1361 S-layer family protein: MSRERRTRALLLSLLLVVGAVAVVVSDVPTVAAGGDSDDDYGDDGSGDGDDDGGDSDSGDGNSGDGNSGDGDSDDGTTPTESPTPTATPTPVTVEGEPDIDVFLPDNTVSPGEERRLVVQVANGGTVDDEGLDTPPSGSEAVTTARNVRVELEDGDAPVTVNTAETALGDLQAGSVAEVGFDIVVDEDADPGVYDLDVTVEYDYTEEITNDDSERESEQDTFEVELVVTEDGRFVVRSVDEDLQVGETGPVEIDLRNVGEEDLRDATVTVRSPNADLTLGGGADSSTRSVGDWDDGDTETITVDATLAPDAATQEYPLELTVSYTDENGNRETSGVLVVTIDPDDAQSFDVTDVESTLSVGQEGRVSGTVVNDGPRDVETAVLRITETDDNLQPRERLVVLGDLEEDDEADFSIPASVLDTAQPGPRRFVVVIEYVTADGDRRESDPITVIADVSSETERFELTTVDARLQANDDGPLVLTIVNRGDETLTDATVSLTSQSPALAIGESSEDTRFVGRWRPGEQRVVRYVVDAGDEAGGQTYAFEASVEFTDEEGQSRQSDPLAFGATPAARQTFDARTLNSTLRVGEEGRVTVAVTNTGPTNVSAVAVTLATDTGNVAPIETEAALGDLAAGETAVFDLPIEITTNGAPGTRQFVYDIAYTDDDGDRRDGDSLTTDVRVAPERDPFVVEREDLRVTAGQSGVIELTLTNNLGVRLTDIQAKAFADDPLSVDDDQAFIASLDPDESVTIRFTVSAAGGASEKPYLLSVDFLYTTPDGDSQLSDPVNVGVMVVQPPPQQFPDWIIPLLLGIIILIVAGYLIRRRLGRRSTPPPREDVPTAAQDGGVDQGDSIPEAVMEWVDFGGSGESDASDASETDGGVDDDSGSDVMEWVDLGESDAPDISETDSGVSADDKSASRPGGDVMEWVDPDDITTDERPGEH, encoded by the coding sequence ATGAGTCGCGAGCGACGCACTCGTGCGCTCCTCCTCTCGCTTCTTCTCGTCGTCGGAGCGGTCGCTGTGGTCGTCTCCGACGTTCCGACGGTCGCCGCGGGTGGTGACTCTGACGACGACTACGGAGACGACGGATCTGGTGACGGCGACGACGACGGCGGCGACAGTGACTCTGGCGACGGTAACTCCGGTGACGGTAATTCGGGAGACGGCGACTCCGACGATGGAACGACGCCCACGGAATCTCCGACGCCGACAGCGACGCCGACGCCGGTCACCGTCGAGGGTGAACCCGACATCGACGTGTTTCTCCCGGACAACACAGTGTCTCCCGGCGAGGAGCGTCGTCTCGTCGTCCAGGTCGCGAACGGCGGCACCGTCGACGACGAGGGGTTAGACACGCCACCGTCGGGCAGCGAGGCGGTGACGACGGCGCGGAACGTCCGCGTCGAGTTGGAGGACGGCGACGCCCCGGTGACGGTGAACACCGCAGAGACGGCGCTGGGCGACCTCCAGGCCGGGTCGGTGGCAGAGGTCGGATTCGACATCGTCGTCGACGAGGACGCCGATCCCGGCGTCTACGACCTCGACGTGACGGTTGAGTACGACTACACCGAGGAGATCACGAACGACGACAGCGAGCGAGAGTCCGAACAGGATACGTTCGAGGTCGAGCTGGTCGTGACCGAAGATGGGCGCTTCGTCGTGCGGTCGGTCGACGAAGACCTCCAGGTCGGGGAGACGGGTCCGGTCGAGATCGACTTGCGGAACGTCGGCGAGGAGGACCTGCGCGACGCGACGGTGACGGTACGCTCGCCGAACGCCGACCTCACGCTCGGGGGCGGGGCCGACTCGTCGACGCGGTCGGTCGGCGACTGGGACGACGGCGACACCGAGACCATCACGGTCGACGCGACGCTGGCGCCGGACGCCGCTACCCAGGAGTACCCGCTCGAACTCACCGTATCGTACACCGACGAGAACGGGAATCGAGAGACATCTGGCGTCCTCGTCGTCACTATCGATCCCGACGACGCACAGTCGTTCGACGTTACGGACGTCGAGAGCACGCTCAGCGTCGGCCAGGAGGGCCGTGTGAGCGGGACTGTCGTCAACGATGGCCCACGTGACGTCGAGACGGCCGTACTTCGCATCACCGAGACGGACGACAACCTCCAGCCACGCGAGCGACTCGTCGTCCTCGGGGACTTAGAGGAAGACGACGAGGCTGACTTCAGCATCCCGGCGTCCGTCTTAGACACCGCACAGCCCGGGCCACGACGGTTCGTTGTCGTCATCGAGTACGTCACAGCCGATGGCGACCGGCGCGAGAGCGACCCAATCACCGTGATCGCGGATGTCTCCAGCGAGACGGAGCGGTTCGAACTCACGACCGTTGACGCGCGACTGCAGGCGAACGACGACGGGCCACTCGTACTTACCATCGTCAACCGCGGCGACGAGACGCTCACCGATGCGACCGTCTCGCTCACCTCGCAGAGTCCGGCGCTCGCCATCGGCGAGAGTTCTGAAGACACGCGGTTCGTCGGTCGGTGGCGACCGGGCGAACAGCGCGTCGTCCGGTACGTCGTCGACGCCGGCGACGAGGCTGGCGGGCAGACGTACGCGTTCGAGGCGTCGGTCGAGTTCACTGACGAGGAGGGACAGTCGCGCCAGTCGGATCCGCTCGCGTTCGGTGCGACGCCCGCCGCGAGACAGACATTCGACGCCCGAACCCTCAACAGTACCCTGCGCGTCGGCGAAGAAGGTCGCGTCACCGTCGCGGTGACGAACACGGGGCCGACGAACGTGAGCGCCGTCGCCGTCACGCTCGCGACGGACACGGGCAACGTCGCGCCCATCGAGACGGAAGCCGCCCTCGGCGACCTCGCCGCGGGCGAGACAGCCGTGTTCGACCTGCCGATCGAAATCACGACGAACGGCGCACCCGGCACTCGACAGTTCGTCTACGACATCGCGTACACCGATGACGACGGCGACCGCCGCGACGGTGACTCGCTCACCACGGACGTGCGCGTCGCGCCCGAACGTGACCCGTTCGTCGTTGAGCGTGAGGACTTGCGCGTTACCGCCGGGCAAAGTGGCGTCATCGAACTCACGCTGACGAACAACCTCGGCGTCCGGCTCACCGATATCCAGGCGAAGGCATTCGCGGACGACCCGCTCTCTGTCGACGACGACCAGGCGTTCATCGCCTCGCTCGACCCGGACGAGTCCGTGACGATTCGCTTCACCGTCTCGGCCGCTGGTGGCGCCAGCGAGAAGCCGTACCTCCTCTCGGTTGATTTCCTGTACACGACGCCTGACGGCGACTCACAACTCTCGGATCCGGTGAACGTTGGGGTGATGGTCGTCCAACCACCGCCACAGCAGTTCCCTGACTGGATCATCCCCCTCCTCTTAGGGATCATCATCCTCATCGTGGCCGGATACCTCATCCGACGCCGCCTCGGACGGCGGAGCACGCCCCCACCACGAGAGGATGTGCCGACAGCGGCCCAAGATGGTGGCGTCGACCAGGGCGACTCAATCCCCGAAGCCGTGATGGAGTGGGTTGACTTCGGTGGGAGCGGCGAAAGCGATGCGAGCGACGCCAGCGAGACTGACGGCGGCGTGGACGATGACTCAGGGAGTGACGTGATGGAATGGGTCGACCTCGGTGAGAGTGACGCACCCGACATCAGCGAGACTGACAGCGGCGTGAGTGCGGATGACAAGTCAGCCTCCCGACCCGGGGGGGACGTGATGGAATGGGTCGACCCCGACGATATCACAACTGACGAACGACCCGGGGAGCACTGA
- a CDS encoding S9 family peptidase, translated as MSDLTISDVLDIEYPSAPTWSADGTYVAATLTGDDGAVLTIAAAADPSEPWQVDLDGEGVAAVAWAPASTPARLAVVTDDGRAALVNADRETVETLTGHADGDDLAWTSDGERVAYYRDGTPTVYHLDDGTDERFDVPERGTFLGESEMLAWGPDDRLLASRFVEFDTKQVGVVDTATGDLHWRSREQAYATTTPQWLGDGRLLVDRAGEHGTVREVVAVDTDDGTEQVLYREQNRERGTLSRGAPTVSPNGGQLALTVPDDGWEHVYVVDVDAGARTQLTAGAFEDKGLAGSRPQWRSNEELVFASNRANRGRRGIYAVDRNGETRTVVEPEGTSVYPRPSPDGDALAYVHAGQATSPELRLLDPETGETHRITHSVVDEWPIEPLTPERVTVDSVGGLEIESYLLDPREGDAVDDDATDLPAVVWVHGGPMRQMRDGWHPSRSYGLAYAFQQYLAHEGYVGLFVNYRGGIGYGADFRAALAGNRGDDEMEDIVAGAAYLRTLDYVDADAVGMWGLSYGGYAALQLLGTHPEAFDVAVNLAGLADLELYRDWAEATKYPAAASSMAVRLGGEPWEATDAWDQGSPVTHVENYENPLYSFHGTGDRYVNVEQLDLLVDELLDCDADHEWEYYPDEKHVFSQRSTWERVLPQIEAAFDEHLG; from the coding sequence ATGTCAGACCTTACCATTTCGGACGTCCTCGATATCGAATATCCAAGCGCTCCCACGTGGAGCGCCGACGGGACGTACGTCGCTGCGACCCTCACCGGCGACGATGGAGCCGTCCTCACCATTGCCGCTGCGGCAGACCCAAGCGAGCCCTGGCAAGTCGATCTCGACGGCGAGGGTGTCGCGGCCGTCGCGTGGGCACCGGCGTCGACCCCGGCACGGCTGGCCGTCGTGACCGATGATGGGCGGGCGGCGCTCGTGAACGCCGACCGCGAGACAGTCGAGACGCTCACTGGCCACGCCGACGGCGATGACCTCGCGTGGACGAGCGACGGTGAGCGGGTGGCATACTATCGTGACGGGACGCCGACGGTGTATCACCTTGACGACGGCACCGACGAGCGATTCGACGTGCCCGAGCGAGGGACGTTTCTCGGAGAGTCGGAGATGCTCGCGTGGGGGCCTGACGACCGGCTGCTGGCGTCTCGCTTCGTCGAGTTCGACACGAAACAGGTGGGCGTGGTCGACACCGCGACTGGCGACCTGCACTGGCGAAGTCGCGAGCAAGCATATGCGACCACCACCCCGCAGTGGCTCGGTGACGGGCGCCTCCTCGTCGACCGGGCGGGTGAACACGGGACCGTTCGTGAGGTGGTTGCTGTCGACACCGACGACGGGACTGAGCAGGTGCTCTATCGCGAACAGAATCGCGAACGTGGGACGCTCTCGCGGGGTGCACCGACTGTTTCACCCAATGGGGGTCAGCTCGCACTCACGGTACCCGATGATGGCTGGGAACACGTGTACGTCGTCGACGTCGACGCAGGAGCGCGGACGCAACTCACCGCAGGCGCGTTCGAAGACAAAGGCCTCGCAGGGTCGCGCCCGCAGTGGCGCTCAAACGAGGAACTCGTGTTCGCGTCGAACCGGGCAAACCGCGGCCGGCGGGGCATATACGCGGTCGACCGCAACGGAGAGACTCGAACGGTCGTGGAACCTGAGGGGACCAGCGTCTACCCGCGGCCCTCGCCCGATGGCGACGCACTCGCGTATGTCCACGCGGGCCAAGCCACCAGCCCCGAACTCCGACTGCTAGACCCCGAGACGGGCGAGACACACCGCATCACCCACTCGGTTGTCGACGAGTGGCCGATCGAGCCGCTCACTCCTGAGCGCGTCACCGTCGACTCCGTTGGCGGCCTCGAAATTGAGTCGTACCTGCTCGACCCGCGCGAGGGCGACGCGGTTGATGACGATGCGACGGACCTGCCCGCAGTGGTGTGGGTTCACGGCGGCCCGATGCGGCAGATGCGCGATGGCTGGCACCCGTCGCGGTCGTACGGCCTTGCGTACGCCTTCCAGCAGTACCTCGCCCACGAAGGGTACGTCGGTCTGTTCGTCAACTACCGCGGCGGCATTGGATATGGCGCTGACTTCCGCGCCGCGCTGGCAGGCAACCGTGGCGACGACGAGATGGAAGATATCGTCGCCGGCGCTGCGTATCTCCGTACCCTCGATTACGTTGATGCCGATGCGGTCGGGATGTGGGGGCTCTCGTACGGTGGCTATGCAGCACTCCAACTGCTCGGGACCCACCCCGAGGCGTTCGACGTCGCGGTCAACCTCGCAGGACTGGCCGACCTCGAACTGTACCGCGACTGGGCGGAGGCGACCAAGTACCCCGCCGCCGCCTCTTCGATGGCAGTCCGGCTTGGTGGCGAGCCCTGGGAGGCGACCGACGCGTGGGACCAGGGCAGTCCTGTGACCCACGTTGAGAACTATGAGAACCCCCTCTACAGCTTTCACGGGACGGGCGACCGCTACGTCAACGTTGAGCAACTTGATCTACTCGTCGACGAACTGCTCGACTGCGACGCTGACCACGAGTGGGAGTACTACCCGGACGAGAAGCACGTCTTCTCACAGCGGTCGACGTGGGAACGCGTCTTACCGCAAATTGAAGCCGCGTTCGACGAGCACCTTGGGTGA
- a CDS encoding efflux RND transporter permease subunit: MRAYERVIRAVSRATVERPGAVVVVFLAVTAVFAVGLGNISTDAGTSQFTEDLPAQTAFEAVNEEFSPTFQESSGSTQLIQSAPNVLSKPELLRMLEAQKRLADTSSLRVTSTSSAASVIAQTLDPSAQTLDAQIRVVENATPREIDEAVRTASENEGFTSQLSDDFNEHAATASATVAVVVHSPIGSTGGAAGAGTDSPLTSLQLRSQNVVATVDGDITVFGGGLVSAEFSNVVFDSLILVLPASITLIFVFLVVAYRDPIDLLLGVIALGVTLVWTFGFLGLAGIAFSQLLIAIPPLLLAVGIDFGIHSVNRYREERITGRSITASMSTANRQLLVAFFIVTGTTALGFAANVTSDLGPIREFGLVAAVGITFTFLIFGVFLPAMKVLSDRARERRNFPTFGQRPLGAEGSLLGRISASGLFLARRVPRAFTVFVVVLAVSSSVYGLGVDTSFSQEDFLPPEETPAVFDDLPEPFRPSDYSVTGTLNFLEANFEQSQGDSVTIYVQGSLQEDHTLESFARARENPPAGVVASNRTAETESILTVIESRSAASPEFRRLVERNDANDNGIPDDNLDQIYAALLDSPARDQTLRYITEDRRAARIVYQFEADTTQDEVTQSGQELEDRYRFGAIATGETIVFQAVSDVILASALTSLAVALTATAVFLVLIYAILEGRPSLGLVNLVPIVITIGFLVGSMRALDLPVNALTATILSITIGLGTDYSAHIVHRFADEYGPDVTVDDALDDAVRGTGSALAGSMLTTTSGIGVLVFAITPVLGQFGVLTALSIFYSYVTAVFLTPSVLVIWERIVERRRTAVRQAIPVQ; this comes from the coding sequence ATGCGAGCGTACGAACGCGTCATCCGCGCCGTCTCACGCGCAACGGTCGAGCGGCCGGGTGCAGTCGTCGTGGTGTTTCTCGCCGTCACGGCGGTATTCGCGGTCGGTCTCGGTAACATCTCCACCGACGCGGGGACGAGTCAGTTCACCGAAGACCTCCCGGCACAGACCGCGTTCGAAGCGGTCAACGAGGAGTTCTCACCGACGTTTCAGGAGAGTTCTGGAAGCACGCAACTGATCCAGTCGGCACCGAACGTCCTCTCGAAACCCGAACTGTTGCGGATGCTGGAGGCCCAAAAGCGACTCGCAGACACGTCGAGTTTGCGCGTCACGAGTACGTCGAGTGCAGCGTCGGTGATCGCACAGACGCTCGATCCGAGTGCGCAAACGCTTGATGCGCAGATCCGCGTTGTAGAGAACGCGACGCCCCGAGAGATCGACGAGGCGGTCCGCACCGCAAGCGAGAACGAGGGGTTCACGAGCCAACTCAGCGACGACTTCAACGAACACGCGGCGACCGCGAGTGCGACCGTCGCCGTCGTCGTCCACTCGCCCATCGGCAGCACCGGCGGCGCGGCGGGCGCGGGTACTGACAGTCCGCTCACCTCGCTGCAACTGCGGTCGCAGAACGTCGTCGCGACCGTCGACGGCGACATCACCGTGTTCGGGGGTGGCCTCGTCTCCGCAGAGTTCTCGAACGTCGTCTTCGACTCGCTCATCCTCGTGTTGCCGGCGTCGATCACCCTCATCTTCGTCTTCCTCGTCGTCGCGTACCGCGACCCGATCGACCTCCTGTTGGGGGTGATCGCACTCGGCGTCACGCTCGTCTGGACGTTCGGCTTCCTCGGTCTCGCCGGCATCGCCTTCTCGCAACTGCTCATCGCGATTCCACCGCTGTTGCTCGCGGTCGGCATCGACTTCGGCATCCACAGCGTCAATCGCTATCGCGAAGAGCGCATCACCGGGCGCAGCATCACGGCGTCGATGTCGACCGCGAATCGGCAACTGCTCGTCGCCTTCTTCATCGTCACGGGGACGACTGCGCTGGGGTTCGCCGCGAACGTCACCAGCGACCTCGGCCCCATCCGCGAGTTCGGGCTCGTCGCCGCCGTCGGCATCACGTTCACGTTCCTCATCTTCGGCGTGTTCTTGCCTGCGATGAAGGTGCTGTCCGACCGCGCTCGCGAGCGCCGCAACTTCCCGACGTTCGGCCAACGACCGCTCGGCGCGGAAGGGTCGTTGCTCGGGCGCATCTCCGCGAGTGGCCTCTTTCTCGCACGGCGCGTGCCGCGAGCCTTCACCGTGTTCGTCGTCGTCCTCGCCGTGAGTTCGAGCGTCTACGGCCTCGGCGTCGACACGTCGTTCTCACAGGAGGACTTCCTCCCGCCCGAGGAGACGCCGGCAGTCTTCGACGACCTCCCAGAGCCGTTTCGCCCCAGCGACTACTCCGTCACGGGCACGCTGAACTTTCTCGAAGCCAATTTCGAGCAGTCACAGGGTGACTCCGTCACCATATACGTGCAAGGCTCACTCCAAGAAGATCACACCCTCGAATCGTTCGCACGGGCGAGGGAGAACCCACCGGCGGGCGTCGTCGCGTCGAATCGAACCGCAGAGACAGAGAGCATCCTCACCGTCATCGAGTCGCGGTCGGCGGCCTCGCCTGAGTTCCGCCGCCTCGTCGAGCGAAACGACGCCAACGACAACGGGATTCCCGACGATAACCTCGACCAGATATACGCAGCGCTGTTAGACTCGCCCGCCCGCGACCAGACGCTCCGATACATCACCGAGGATCGGCGCGCCGCCCGCATCGTCTACCAATTCGAGGCGGATACGACTCAAGACGAGGTGACGCAGTCGGGCCAAGAACTCGAAGACCGATACCGGTTCGGGGCTATCGCGACCGGCGAGACCATCGTATTTCAGGCGGTCTCAGACGTGATCCTCGCGTCGGCGCTCACCAGCCTCGCGGTCGCACTCACCGCGACGGCGGTGTTTCTCGTCCTCATCTACGCGATACTCGAGGGCCGACCGTCGCTCGGGTTGGTCAACCTCGTCCCCATCGTTATCACCATCGGCTTCCTCGTCGGGTCGATGCGTGCGCTGGACCTGCCGGTCAACGCTCTCACTGCCACCATCCTCTCGATCACGATCGGGCTCGGAACCGACTACTCCGCCCACATTGTCCACCGATTCGCCGACGAGTATGGCCCCGACGTCACCGTCGACGACGCACTCGACGATGCCGTCCGGGGAACGGGGAGCGCCCTCGCCGGGAGTATGCTCACCACCACCAGCGGTATCGGCGTCCTCGTGTTCGCTATCACGCCCGTTCTCGGACAGTTCGGCGTGCTCACCGCGCTGTCCATCTTCTACTCGTACGTGACCGCTGTCTTCCTCACACCCTCGGTCTTGGTCATCTGGGAGCGCATCGTCGAACGTCGTCGCACTGCTGTTCGGCAGGCGATCCCCGTTCAGTGA
- a CDS encoding ABC transporter ATP-binding protein — protein MNALELDGLTKYYGDVRGVEDLTFAVESGEVFGFLGPNGAGKTTTIRTLLGLQSPTSGTARVLGADITDADALRAARANVGFLPSEPGFDDGVTGRRILAYHRSLRGDVRSAELLESFDPPLDRPVGEYSRGNRQMLAIVLAFMHDPDLVIMDEPTSGLDPLKQERFLQFLRAERDRGKTLFFSSHVLSEVRKVCDRVAIVRDGRLAALEDVDRLLERSGKTVSVHVAESLTEADVTLSGAHDVRVTETATEADDGEVTVSFTYTGAYDPLLAWLSEFDLLDLSIEEAPLESVFMRFYDGSDAHDDPPASDPIASNGHGAGGDSDASGDDEAGETGTHDRDTGAAHGRQESTDV, from the coding sequence ATGAACGCGCTCGAACTCGATGGCCTCACGAAGTACTACGGCGATGTCCGCGGCGTCGAGGATCTCACCTTCGCCGTCGAGTCGGGCGAGGTGTTCGGCTTCCTCGGCCCGAACGGCGCGGGAAAGACGACGACGATTCGGACGCTGTTGGGCCTGCAGTCGCCGACCAGTGGGACCGCACGAGTACTCGGTGCGGATATCACAGACGCCGACGCCCTCCGAGCGGCCCGTGCGAACGTCGGCTTCCTCCCGAGTGAACCCGGCTTTGACGACGGCGTGACCGGTCGACGGATCCTCGCGTACCATCGATCCCTCCGAGGAGACGTCCGCAGCGCGGAACTGCTGGAGTCGTTCGACCCGCCGTTGGATCGCCCGGTCGGAGAGTACTCACGCGGAAATCGCCAGATGCTCGCAATCGTACTCGCGTTTATGCACGATCCGGACCTGGTGATTATGGACGAACCGACGTCTGGACTGGACCCGCTGAAGCAGGAGCGGTTCCTCCAGTTCCTCCGGGCGGAACGCGACCGGGGGAAGACACTGTTCTTCTCTTCGCACGTGTTGAGCGAGGTGCGGAAGGTGTGTGACCGCGTCGCCATCGTCCGCGACGGGCGACTCGCGGCGTTGGAGGACGTCGACCGCCTGCTGGAGCGCAGCGGCAAGACCGTCAGTGTTCACGTCGCCGAGTCGCTAACCGAGGCGGACGTGACGCTCTCGGGTGCACACGACGTGCGTGTGACGGAGACGGCCACCGAAGCGGACGACGGCGAAGTCACCGTCTCGTTCACGTACACCGGCGCGTACGACCCGTTGCTCGCGTGGCTCTCTGAGTTCGACTTGCTCGATTTGAGCATCGAGGAGGCGCCACTGGAGTCGGTGTTTATGCGGTTCTACGATGGATCCGACGCACACGACGACCCGCCTGCTAGCGACCCGATAGCGTCGAACGGCCACGGCGCAGGCGGCGACAGCGACGCGAGCGGCGATGACGAGGCTGGCGAGACTGGTACTCACGACCGTGACACCGGCGCCGCACACGGCCGTCAGGAGTCGACCGATGTTTGA
- a CDS encoding EamA family transporter translates to MTEHGLLSSPAMLAVAAAGGWGFWALFTKLATRSAEPEVVLVISYLVASALGVGYFLSTPGGLDISTADFGFAVAAGVATGLGSIMYYTGLKYGDVGRVTTITGLYFVFSAILGVLLLREPVTARKVIGVVLGAVAIGILAR, encoded by the coding sequence ATGACCGAACACGGACTGCTCAGTTCGCCGGCGATGCTCGCAGTCGCGGCGGCCGGTGGGTGGGGATTTTGGGCACTATTCACGAAACTTGCGACGCGGTCGGCCGAACCCGAGGTTGTCCTCGTCATCTCGTATCTCGTCGCGTCGGCACTCGGCGTCGGATACTTCCTCTCGACGCCGGGCGGATTAGACATCTCGACGGCGGACTTCGGCTTCGCGGTCGCTGCCGGTGTCGCGACTGGCCTCGGGTCGATTATGTACTACACGGGCCTGAAATACGGTGACGTCGGGCGAGTGACGACGATCACCGGCCTCTACTTCGTGTTCTCGGCGATACTCGGGGTGCTGTTGCTGCGCGAACCAGTGACGGCGCGGAAAGTCATCGGCGTTGTCCTCGGAGCGGTCGCTATCGGGATCCTCGCGCGGTGA